In Bradyrhizobium sp. 170, the DNA window TTGGCATTGTTGCGGCGACCTTTGATGCGAATACGCAGCGGATCGTGCCTTACGGCAAATCGGACAGCAAGAATAACCGCGCACTCGATGGCGATACCGTTTTCGAAATCGGATCGATCACCAAGGTCTTCACCGCGCTCTTGCTGGCGGAGATGGTAACGCGGGGTGAGGTTGCGCTTGACGACCCTGTTTCGAAATATCTTCCAGATCGCGTTCGCGTCCCGGAGAGTCGGGGCAAACAGATCGCGCTCTGGCATCTGGCCTCTCACACGTCCGGGCTTCCGCGCGAACCGGCGGGTTTCGTTTTCAGGGATGACATCGATCCCTATGCAGCATACACGACCGATCAGCTCTACAGCGCCGTTGCGAACTCGTACCCGCAATATGAACCTGGCTCGATTTCATCGTATTCAAACCTTGGATTTGGCCTGCTTGGCCACGTCCTGGCGTTGCGCGCCAACGCGAGCTACGAAGAGCTGATCATTTCCCGCATCTGCGATCCTCTAAACCTCGCCGACACGCGGGCCAGCTTGACGCCGTCAATGCAGGAACGATTGGCTCAAGGCCATCGTGCCGATCTCAAGCCGGCGATGAATTGGGACCTGCCTCCGGCGATCGCCGGCGCCGGTGCGCTGCGGTCCACGGCCAATGACCTTGTCCGGTTCATGCGAGCGACGTGCCTTCCTGATCCGCAGGGCCCATTGAGCAAAGCCGCCGCGCTCCTGCTGGAGAAGCGACGGCCCCATATCTTCGGCAACAGCTACTATCTCGGCTGGCACGTACGCAAGGCGAATGGTGATGAAATTATCCGACATGGCGGCGCCACGGGCGGCTATTGCGGCCACGTTGGCTTTTCGACGAAACTGAAGTCCGGTGCCGTCGTGTTGTCGAACACCGCCATATACATGATCGATGATCTCGGATTTCACCTCGCCAACCCGGCGTTCAAGGTTGCAGATTATCTTCCGAAAGTGACCGTAGATCAGGGCGTGCTGGCAAGCTACGGGGGCGTCTATGAGCTCACACCAACGTTCAGCATTACGATACGCGCGGCGGATGGGCATCTGTTTGGCCGTGGAACGGGCCAGAGCGAATTTGAACTGTTCGCTGAAAGCGAAAATCGATTCTTTCTTCGGATTGTCGATGCACAGGTCACATTCCTACGCAACAAAGACGAATTGGTCGATCGCCTGGTGTGGCACCAAAACGGGCGAGATCAATACTGCCCGCGGATAAACTAAGCTTGTCGACTGCCCGGTGGGATGTAGTTTGTGCCCCATCGCGCCGTTCCTGGGACTGATCGAAATGGCCGCAGCCGAAGGGTAACCGGACCACCAGCGAGATCGGGCGGACAGCCGCCCATGAGGCGTAGCGCAAGATCGCAGGCCATCGGTGGTCATCCGGCCGGATCGCTTAAGCGGCCGTTGCATCATAGCGCCACGGCGAAGCAATAGTGCCCATCTTCATCGGCCGTGGCGCGCCATTCATAATCAGGCATTCACGCGCTCTTCGGCCGA includes these proteins:
- a CDS encoding serine hydrolase, with amino-acid sequence MIGRRDFLVGAALGGAAAALTAAASGLFIETAGGEPLSTDDILTALRERVDTTRQSVGIVAATFDANTQRIVPYGKSDSKNNRALDGDTVFEIGSITKVFTALLLAEMVTRGEVALDDPVSKYLPDRVRVPESRGKQIALWHLASHTSGLPREPAGFVFRDDIDPYAAYTTDQLYSAVANSYPQYEPGSISSYSNLGFGLLGHVLALRANASYEELIISRICDPLNLADTRASLTPSMQERLAQGHRADLKPAMNWDLPPAIAGAGALRSTANDLVRFMRATCLPDPQGPLSKAAALLLEKRRPHIFGNSYYLGWHVRKANGDEIIRHGGATGGYCGHVGFSTKLKSGAVVLSNTAIYMIDDLGFHLANPAFKVADYLPKVTVDQGVLASYGGVYELTPTFSITIRAADGHLFGRGTGQSEFELFAESENRFFLRIVDAQVTFLRNKDELVDRLVWHQNGRDQYCPRIN